A stretch of Komagataella phaffii GS115 chromosome 2, complete sequence DNA encodes these proteins:
- a CDS encoding DNA helicase involved in telomere formation and elongation — translation MRRMSVLGRPVLSQADIEALEVSFTDDDKSEPSFDIDDDDLILLTLKNVHRSPLRKEQALHPSILETQRSEKITITQTPSPDWHLFETTCIKKRKIHFPDPVSFDIEAQISTFSSSPIKADKKNNKVIEKQLTEPASKESPVIDLTSNEDKPELTTSTQKPSTPPRSTSAPVVTTSIGVRNIHTVTASNAQPLNSRIHLLTQIPKRPDVFQFTQKDSQEIDDAQPKLVKPLVLSLEQEKVIQLAKQGLGIFYTGSAGTGKSVLLRNLIKELKEIHPQGTVGVAASTGLAACNIGGQTLHSFTGIGLGDADVTKLLTKIRRNKKVRSRWLDLEVLIIDEISMIDGNLLDKLNLIAQRLRKNKKPFGGIQLIVCGDFYQLPPVSKTQSAKFAFEADCWDEVVPITLKLSKIFRQRGDLEFIDMLNEVRNGRISPRVEAEFQKLNRPLPVDQGITPTELYPTREEVERSNKRRLDSIPNEPLIFKSYDTGSLKDEEQIQHMLSNFMAPKTLTLKKGAQVMMIKNVDATLVNGSVGKVLDFIDPDTYLFYKKVSGENSELELDTIEQEIEAKILSNGKKLDASLKPSEKLISNASNLAKLDLDDSVFSFMKCIKSKKKTVSEDLRRKLELINTLYKNSSGRRLPLVRFLTTDGETRDVLVEPEQFSINDIDEKPLASRVQLPLILAWSLSIHKSQGQTLNHARIDLRRVFEAGQAYVALSRATSRKGIQVLNFNKEKIRTNPQVEMFYQKIYTVDDAVEKAKIQQKQKPLDDASAHNEAKENSNYERMAPNDIIKHLTRRR, via the coding sequence ATGAGAAGAATGAGTGTGCTTGGCAGACCAGTTTTGAGCCAAGCAGATATTGAAGCATTAGAGGTTTCTTTTACCGATGATGACAAATCGGAACCTTCATTtgacattgatgatgacgatcTAATTCTTCTAACTCTGAAAAATGTTCATCGTTCCCCCTTAAGAAAAGAACAGGCATTGCatccttcaattttggagacTCAAAGATCTGAAAAAATCACCATCACTCAAACACCGTCGCCTGATTGGCACTTGTTTGAAACAACTTGCAttaaaaagagaaagattcATTTTCCAGATCCTGTCTCTTTTGACATAGAGGCCCAGAtatcaacattttcctCCTCTCCTATAAAGGCTGATaaaaagaataataaaGTGATAGAAAAACAGCTGACAGAGCCTGCCTCCAAAGAGTCACCCGTGATAGATTTAACCTCCAATGAAGACAAGCCAGAACTCACCACTAGCACCCAAAAACCTTCAACGCCTCCAAGATCAACATCAGCTCCGGTTGTCACCACCAGTATTGGTGTTAGAAATATTCATACTGTCACTGCCAGCAATGCTCAACCTTTAAATAGTAGGATACATCTCCTGACGCAAATTCCCAAACGCCCAGATGTTTTTCAGTTTACTCAAAAAGACTCACAAGAAATTGACGACGCTCAGCCCAAACTTGTCAAACCTTTGGTTTTATCGcttgaacaagaaaaagtgATTCAGTTAGCCAAACAGGGGTTGGGAATATTCTACACAGGATCTGCTGGAACTGGAAAATCTGTCTTGCTCCGAAATTTGATAAAGGAACTAAAAGAGATCCATCCCCAAGGCACTGTTGGTGTCGCAGCTTCTACTGGATTAGCAGCTTGCAACATTGGTGGGCAAACGTTGCATTCTTTCACAGGTATAGGACTTGGTGATGCTGACGTTACCAAATTGTTGACAAAGATCAGAAGGAATAAAAAGGTTAGATCAAGATGGCTTGATTTGGAGGTACTCATCATTGACGAGATCTCAATGATAGATGGAAATCTGCTAGATAAATTGAATCTTATAGCCCAAAGGCTTCGCAAGAATAAGAAGCCATTTGGAGGAATTCAACTCATAGTATGTGGAGATTTTTATCAACTACCACCTGTATCCAAAACCCAGTCTGCCAAGTTCGCTTTTGAGGCAGACTGTTGGGATGAAGTCGTTCCAATCACTTTGAAATTATCGAAAATTTTCAGACAAAGAGGTGATTTGGAGTTCATAGACATGTTGAATGAGGTTAGAAATGGACGGATCTCCCCCAGAGTTGAAGCAGAGTTTCAGAAACTGAATAGACCACTCCCAGTGGATCAAGGAATTACACCTACGGAACTCTATCCCACTCGAGAGGAAGTTGAGAGATCAAATAAAAGGCGTCTTGATAGTATTCCAAATGAACCACtgattttcaaaagttATGATACTGGTTCGTTAAAAGACGAAGAGCAAATCCAGCATATGTTAAGCAACTTTATGGCTCCTAAAACCctgactttgaaaaaaggaGCTCAAGTAATGATGATCAAGAATGTGGATGCCACTTTGGTAAATGGATCTGTAGGGAAAGTTTTGGATTTTATTGACCCAGACACATACTTATTCTACAAGAAAGTTAGTGGTGAGAACTCGGAACTGGAATTGGATACAATTGAACAGGAGATCGAAGCAAAAATTCTATCCAACggaaaaaaattagatGCTAGTTTGAAGCCTTCAGAAAAGTTGATTTCTAATGCTTCAAATTTAGCAAAGCTTGATCTGGATGACAGCgtattttctttcatgAAATGCATCAAGagtaaaaagaaaactgtcTCTGAAGATCTTAGGAGAAAATTAGAGTTGATTAACACGCTATACAAGAATTCCAGTGGAAGAAGGTTACCTTTAGTGCGTTTCTTGACCACTGATGGTGAAACTCGGGATGTACTGGTTGAACCTGAACAGTTTAGTATAAATGACATAGATGAGAAACCTCTAGCTTCGAGAGTACAGTTACCGTTGATTTTAGCTTGGTCCCTTTCCATTCATAAATCTCAAGGACAGACATTAAACCATGCCAGAATTGACTTAAGAAGGGTATTTGAAGCTGGTCAAGCTTACGTTGCATTGAGCAGAGCTACTTCAAGGAAGGGTATACAAGTGCTCAACTTTAATAAAGAGAAAATTCGAACCAATCCTCAAGTGGAGATGTTTTACCAGAAAATATATACAGTTGACGATGCAGTCGAAAAGGCAAAAATCCAACAAAAGCAGAAACCTCTTGATGATGCTTCGGCCCATAATGAAGCAAAGGAGAATAGTAACTATGAACGCATGGCTCCAAATGATATTATAAAGCATTTGACTAGACGAAGATAA